The genomic region GGGTACGGCATCTCCGGCGAGCGCAACCGGATTCCCCTGGTGATCGCCGATCTCTCGCGGACGGATGCCAGCCGTGCGTACGCGCAAAAATTCCTGTCCAGCTCGGATTTCCTCTGGGCTTATTCGGCGATGAGCGAGGAAGAGATCCTCGCCCTGCTGGACCGCAACGAGGCCGAGGCCGCGATCCTCATCCCGCGCGAGTTCGGGAAGGCGCTCGATTCGGGCCGTACCGCCCAGGTTCAGTTCTACCTCAACGGCTCGTCCGATCCGACCGACGTGCAGACCATCCAGCTTAAACTGAACGCCATCCACCAAATGGCGGTCCAGGATTTGCTGACGGCCGAACTTTCCCGCAGCCCGCTGGCGGCGGGGCTGAGCATGCCGATCGAATCCTTCACCCGCGTGCTCTACAACCCCAACAGCGACCAGCGCTGGTTCATGATTCCCGGATTGATTCCGATCATCCTGCAAGTCCAGGCGTTGCTCCTCACCGCCCTGGCGATCGTCCGCGAACGCGAACAGGGGACGATGGAACAGTTGATCGTCACGCCGGTCAAGCCGTGGGAACTGATGCTGGGAAAAATCATCCCCTACCTGGCGGTCGGAATCTTCAACCTGTTCGTCCTGCTGGTGCTGGGTTACTTCATGTTCGGAGTCAGCGTAACCGGCAGCTTCTGGATGCTGGCGGCGCTCAGCGTTGTGTTCATCGTCGGATCGCTCGGATTGGGCGTGCTGATCTCCAATCTGGCCCAATCGCAGATGCAGGCGATTTATCTTTCCGTGTTCGTGATCCTCATCCCGGCGATCATCCTTTCTGGACTGCTGTTCCCGCGCGACAACATGCCGCTGGTCACCTACCTCTACAGCATGCTGCTGCCCGTGACCCACTATCTGGAGATTGTCCGCGGAATCATGGTGCGCGGGATCGGCGCCGAATCGCTTTGGCAAACGGCCATCCTGCCGCTGATCGTCCTCAGCATCGGGTATTTCGTCGCCAGCGTGCTGGCGTTCCGCAAGCGGATCTAGGAAGGATCCGGCCGGGCGGGGCAGAGTGAATCCCGCATCCGGACCGGATGTCAATCTCGAGACGGCGGTCTCGATGTGCAAAGAACGCTAATCGACCGCCGCCTTCGATAAGCGAGAGTGAAAAAATGAAAACCGCATTCAATCTTCGCAATGTGCTCTTCGGCCTGTTGGCGGTCGCCGTGCTGGGAGGGGCGGCCTGGGGCTTCGGAACCTACCTCCAGGAGCAAAACGCGGACGACGGCGCGCTGACGGCTTCGGGTTTCGTCGAAGCCGTGAAGATCGATGTCGCCCCCGAGCTTTCCGGCAAGGTCGTTTCCGTCATGGCCGCAGAGGGCGATTCCGTAAAGCGGGGAGAAGCGATGCTGCGCATCGACGATTCTCTGCTGCAAGCCCAGCGCGGAGTCGCCGAGGCGGGCGTGGCGCAGGCGGAAGCCGCGGCCACAGCGGCCGAGGCCGCCCTGGCCGCAGCCCAGACCGCCTATCAGGCGGCGCTCGACCAGGCCCGCGAACAGGAACGGGCATGGCGCACGGCGGATTGGGGGCAAGGCTCGCCCGAAGGCTATTCCCTGCCGATGTGGTATTTCAACTCCGTAGAACGGCTGGCCGCCTTGAACGCCGAATTGCTGGAAGCCCAGGCCGATCTGGAGCAGGCCGAAGCCGATCTGCGGGAAGTGGAAGGGCAATCCGCCAGCCGGGAATTCCTGGACGCGGAACAGCGGCTTGCCCGGGCGGTCGAGGCGTTGAACATCGCCGCGCAAGTGCTTCAGAAGGCAATCCAATCCGCCGGCTCCCGGGAGCTTGAAGACGAGGCCCAACGGCTGTACGACCAGGCGGAGGCGGAATTGCAGGCGGCCCAGGAGGAATATAACCGCACCCTGCGGACCGAGGGCGCACAGAACGTGCTCGAAGCCCGCGCCCGGGTGGAAGTGGCCCGCGAGCGCGTGGATACGATCCTCGACCAAATCCGCATGTTGCAGACCGGAATTCTCTCGCCCCAGGTGGCCGCCGCCCAAAACGTGTTGGATCAGGCCCGGGCGGCCTCAGACCAAGCGGCCGCGGCCGTGGAGGGCGCCGCCGCGAACCTGGCATTACTGGAGGCACAGATCGCCAAGGCGGTCGTCACGGCGCCCGCCGACGGGAAAGTGCTTACGCGGGCGGTGGAGCCCGGGGTCGTGGTCAGCGCAGGCGCGGCGGTTTTCACCATCGGCCAGCTGGACCGGCTGACCATTACGGTGTATGTCCCCGAAGACCGCATCGGCGAAGTGGCGCTGGGCATGCCGGCGACGATCACCGTGGATTCCTACCCGGACGTAATCTTCCGCGCGACCGTCACCCACATCGCCGATTACGCCGAATTCACGCCGCGCAACGTTCAAACCGTGGAAGGAAGAAAATCCACGGTCTACGCCGTCCGGCTCGTGATGATCGACGGCATCGGCGAACTGAAGCCGGGGATGCCCGCAGATGTGACTTTCGGAGGATGACCCGCTGATTGCCGCCGCGGGAGGCTTTCGGACGGCGGCATACGTCTGTGAAGCGCGGGGCCGGAAATTGCGGCCCCGCGCTTTTTGACGGGCTTTCTTTATCCGCTCTTGCGGTAAATGTATACCCCGCGCCTGCCCTCGCGAAGCGGGGGAAGGCGTGCAGGTCTTGGGGGTTGCGCTCCGTGATGCCGCGCGGATGTTCATTGCGGGCAGTCGAATGGCGGCACCCTCGCAGATGTCACCGGCCCGCAACCGCATAACCGCCGCGCGCACCGGTCGTTCGGCCGTGCCGGGCCGCGGTTTAGGTTCTCATCCGAGGGTTTATGGATGCTGGTTCTTTCTCGTCGGCGGGGCGGCGAGGCGACTCCGGGCGGCTTGGTAGGCCGGCAGCTCCGCCATCGGCGGACGTTCGAATTCGATGATTTCCTCGATGTCCAAGGAATAGATGCCCGCCGTCTCGCGGATCAATTTCATCGATTTGTTCACGTCCTCAACCAACTGCAGGCCGTAGCGCCTTTCCAGTTTGCGGAGGAAGGCCTGCAGAATGATGAAGGACATCTTGCTGAGCGCCTCCAGCGGCTGATTGTGGTGAATGCGTTCCAGCAGATCCACCTGGGCGATGGCGGAAAGTCCGTACCTTTCGTAAGCGTCGATCAACAATCCCGTTTCGACCCCGTAGCTGGAAAAGAAGCCGACGTGTTCGAGGAAGGACCGCCGG from Anaerolineales bacterium harbors:
- a CDS encoding ABC transporter permease; this encodes MNHLITIMRKEVYHIWRDPRTLALILLLPAMLLILLGYGISGERNRIPLVIADLSRTDASRAYAQKFLSSSDFLWAYSAMSEEEILALLDRNEAEAAILIPREFGKALDSGRTAQVQFYLNGSSDPTDVQTIQLKLNAIHQMAVQDLLTAELSRSPLAAGLSMPIESFTRVLYNPNSDQRWFMIPGLIPIILQVQALLLTALAIVREREQGTMEQLIVTPVKPWELMLGKIIPYLAVGIFNLFVLLVLGYFMFGVSVTGSFWMLAALSVVFIVGSLGLGVLISNLAQSQMQAIYLSVFVILIPAIILSGLLFPRDNMPLVTYLYSMLLPVTHYLEIVRGIMVRGIGAESLWQTAILPLIVLSIGYFVASVLAFRKRI
- a CDS encoding HlyD family efflux transporter periplasmic adaptor subunit; translation: MKTAFNLRNVLFGLLAVAVLGGAAWGFGTYLQEQNADDGALTASGFVEAVKIDVAPELSGKVVSVMAAEGDSVKRGEAMLRIDDSLLQAQRGVAEAGVAQAEAAATAAEAALAAAQTAYQAALDQAREQERAWRTADWGQGSPEGYSLPMWYFNSVERLAALNAELLEAQADLEQAEADLREVEGQSASREFLDAEQRLARAVEALNIAAQVLQKAIQSAGSRELEDEAQRLYDQAEAELQAAQEEYNRTLRTEGAQNVLEARARVEVARERVDTILDQIRMLQTGILSPQVAAAQNVLDQARAASDQAAAAVEGAAANLALLEAQIAKAVVTAPADGKVLTRAVEPGVVVSAGAAVFTIGQLDRLTITVYVPEDRIGEVALGMPATITVDSYPDVIFRATVTHIADYAEFTPRNVQTVEGRKSTVYAVRLVMIDGIGELKPGMPADVTFGG